From Hoeflea sp. 108:
GTCCGCCGAGCAAGCGCGGCGGCTGCCATTCCGTAGTGGTGGCCGCTGCTTGGCCGTCGCTTGCAGCGGCGACTTGCATCGTTCCCGCCAGCAGTGCTGCAACGGTAAAACTCTTCAGCGCGAATATTGAGCAGCTTGTTGCTGTTGATTTCATGACGCCCACCATTTGAAGTGGACGTTACAGATGTGGTCTCAAATTATCGGAAACGAACGCAGGTAATCACAGTATAAAATCCAAGTTATACTTTGTATCAAAATTGCCGAAAATTTTCTGCTTTGTTTAATCGAGCAGATGGAAGGCTGGTGCGTTGCCACATTACGTGTCTTCATTTTGGTCGGCGGAGGGAACAAAGGCATGGCAGCAGGCCGCGAATTTGACCGCAGGCCGTCGTCCGAGTGGCGCGCATGATCGTTTCGCGTACGGCCATGATCTATTGTGCGGCGATAGCGGCGATGGCGGGTGTTGCCGTCTTGCTCATGCCCAGCGACCGGACCCGCCTGCCGCCGCAGCCAGTCTTTGGCGACCAACGGCAACCGCAGGGCGGGCAGTCGGAGGCCGCTCTGGCTCCACTCGGAGGCGCAGAAGTAGCCTCCCTTGCAGCTCGGACCGTCGCCGCCGATGTCGTCGCCCCGCCAGCCAGCGCAGGCCACCCTTTGCAGCGTGTCGCGGCGCGGCCGCCGCTCGGCGATCTCGGTGTTGCCGCCCAGCCGAGACGAACGCCTTCAGGCGATTGGCAAGGCACGCTTCTCTACCGACCTGTGGTGACGTCTTCGGCTTCGTTCGAGACAATGGGGTACGTCATCTCGATTGCCGATGTGGAGGCGGTCCCGCTCGGCAAGACCTGCGACTATGAAGGCGTTACCTGGTCATGCGGCGGGCGCGCCATGCTTGCATTCAGATATTGGCTGCGCGGTCGCGCGCTCGTGTGCGCCGTGAAACCGGCTGCCGACCGTGTTGCCGCCGCGGTACCGTGCCGACTGGGCAAGCAGGATGTGGGCGCATGGCTGGTTGCCAATGGCTGGGCGCTGGCGCGGCCGGGCGGTGCATATGAGAAGGCAGAGAGCGTCGCGCGCAGTGCCCGGATGGGCATTTTCGGGCCGCCGGGTTGAGCGTCCGAACCCGGGTCGCACCGAGGTTTTATGGCAGCTGAATAGGGAAAATGAGCGCCTTTCGAACACATCCCTCAAATTGTTCGTATTCACAGAGGGAATGTTTCATTCTCCGCCTGTAGATCGATTCGTGACGAGTACGGAGGGATCTGGCGTGGACAATAATGGTGCGGGGCATTCGGGTCGGGATTGGGCGCCGATCGTTCGCTATTCGCTTCTCGGCACTGCCGCTTGCGCGGTGGTGGCTGCGGGAGCGGCGGCGGTGCTGTTCAGTGGTCAGCCCGACGGGACCTTCTGGCGCGGTGTGATCGGCGCCGGTGCCGGTGCCTCGTTGGTGGCTGCACCCTTGCTGGCCCTGGTCGCCAATGAACGGCGCAAGTTTGCCTCGCTCCGCTCGGAAGTCAGCAGGCTGTCTTCGACCGACGCGCTCACCTCCTGCCTCAACAGCGGCGTTTTCGCCAATCTGAT
This genomic window contains:
- a CDS encoding thermonuclease family protein encodes the protein MIVSRTAMIYCAAIAAMAGVAVLLMPSDRTRLPPQPVFGDQRQPQGGQSEAALAPLGGAEVASLAARTVAADVVAPPASAGHPLQRVAARPPLGDLGVAAQPRRTPSGDWQGTLLYRPVVTSSASFETMGYVISIADVEAVPLGKTCDYEGVTWSCGGRAMLAFRYWLRGRALVCAVKPAADRVAAAVPCRLGKQDVGAWLVANGWALARPGGAYEKAESVARSARMGIFGPPG